The genomic stretch ctgtataaaatgggacagcaacctttatatcagtggttctcaacctttttttccagcgagccgcactatggtctaagtgcaagtctacgcatataatttacatattacgtcagcaatacaaaccaacctgatttataatattatagcctaactattatgatatataatctattacattcattgaaataaacaattctactccccataaataaaacacctgatgctgtcgggagctgaccaattttgtgagattcagtttGAAAGGAGtagcacaaagaagttgcgattgtaacgcctgtgttatactttccgcatgagcaatccagaCGCAGacacggccagcgcggacgcagacttcttcaatttatacttctgaatgtgcaggctgatggccagctctaATTGCCCAGAATTGCACATCTGACTGTCTTAATATTCTTTttttgacggattgcacaggttcgagtagcaatgagcttttTCACTCTGCCtggctgcacatgtgcaattttgcttttgaagccaactgaccacgcgcacctgtccaGCGTGGTCGTCAGATAGAGCctctgcacacactctccaatcACGCCTACCTAGCGGATATAGCGGAtgcagaaagtttgacagagggtttaagatgcaggcttgcatgacctgacgctcaacatttcagaaaatgtgcgttcacaaatgtagcctattttgacccaaatatggaaaagcacttttgaatttaataatatgaggttctctcttgagatatttttccatttatctgaacttcttcaagtgagttgcagggcaaaaaataaaaataaaataaataaataaataaaacgaaaatccagcacttctccttcaatactgattcTGCGACTAttgacattttgtacattttcattcgctggcattttttgaatttcttttttttctcccttaaaaaacaaatttgtccattctgatgcgcaattttaccttacaggcaatttacctaatggctgttgatgactatttgaattgaattctgccaaagtgcgcgcttgtatgtgttcgttaaatgcttatgccagtgctcatgtctgaaaaataatatatgaaaaagaaaaaaatcacgtaaaaacattaggatatagcctatatttcattagttgcatattttttttaaattgatgtaaacaatacaattttacaaactgataaaggttttttttttttctttttttttttcagcatgttgtGCAGACCGCATTAGAATTCTTGACGGGCtgcaggttgagaaccactgctttatatcaaacatttttaaatcgtccacagctgagctttgcgggaggctgatctgcgccagatcgcgtgaagtgaatgtaatgaacaaagtcgttttcagatgcaatgaaaaaaaaaaaaaaaaaaaaaacatggataacctagattagttctaggctctgttctgaagtaaaataattataattagtactgttaaccaagagtaacacattttaacggattaatcgcctattttcatttgctgaatgttttctaaaaaataaagattgccagaggaaaaaaaatatatgagtcgtgtataggtttcattttaacggatcaatcacctattttcgtttgctgcatttttttttttttttaagtttgtgagaggaaaaaatagGCTATAGgctcaatcgggagaaatcaaacgtttccatatttgtgatgttgcccatttgaagcttaactaggctattattcatgaggtaaataggctgtgtacgtttcagtattgatgaaaaaaaaatcataattaacaatatgtcaaagtgctcacgcgGATTGTCTGGTGAACAACTTCTGTTTCCATTATGTGTGCGAGGCACCAGCACGATCAGCTGAaacaaatacttaatttttggtcacacataaggcataattaaaaaatgctggtagtttgaaaaatcaagaataataactaatactaattattgctaaatgctggaccgttcccatttcgctctgcatatggaacctgaagatttttttaaaccaagaatgaatcaaaatgaaaatgaaattaaaacatttagcttatattatatatatataataaaaattaaaagaagacatactgtttttattaaacagtaaataaatataaggcctatatatatatatatatatataggccttatatttatttactgtttaataaaaatagcatgcatatgatcctttgtgttaaggtcttcttttaatttttgtttagtagactgtagtctaagaTTTTAAAAatccaacatttaaaaaaaaacagttttttttaaatgttacaatgttatatcataatgttattgttgttttactttcttcttttatctcattttacaattacattcatttcgcaatctgtccctttgcgccacctggcggtagtttcgcgaatgatttgaacacgcgactgaattacagttaccaccGCGGCACTGCCGCCGGCGGTATGCGCGGCGGTAAGCGAcagaaaggctggccacctactgtagcaATGACGCATAGCATAAACATGGAAGACGGCACATAGTAACAGCAGAGGGAAACGATGCAGAGTAATGACAGAATGAAAAAATGACACAGTCAAACGACAAAGACAGCTGACAGGAGTAAATTGAGACGACACATAGCATAGACAGACAGCATGTGGACATAATTTTGGCACAACCTCATATTATAAATACATCTATAGAAAGCTGTAAATTACTACTTGacgaaataaaacaaatctaaaacaaaaactctcattttaataataatctgtgaAAATCTTCTCAGCATGTCTAATGAGGAAATCGTGAGATAGGAAACTTCATCCTtgtgacacagactcagaaaaactagattattagtaaataattcaaatatctccaTACTATTTACCACTGTCACATTTATGGTAATGACTTTTGCCGGTGCTTTGTGGCAAGCTTGAGCCTATTGCGTGTATTTGAACGCCGAACTGTTCAGCTGCGCTGCTACTGCAGTACACTAAACACTGTCAAGTCACTCTTCACAGTCACAGTAGCGCGGTCTCGCGTTGTTTCCACCAGCGTGGCAATTTTGTTTCATCACATATTAATGGATgtctaaaatgtaaaagtaaggaTAAGTCTAAAATAGCTGGTAGGCCTGGCCCGCGTCTGAACTATGACGTGAAAATTGGTCTCAGAGGAGCAGTTAAATGTCCTGCAGTGATGATCCTCCAGCAAAAAAAGGTATCTCTGAACTGTTTGGAAAGTTATTTCCAGTGGAGTCAGGCACTCCTGCACGCTGTAATGATTATCATATCAAACGTCTCCATATCAAATGATGAAAgatacttatatatattttacttagaatatatttaattttagtttactcAGGTATGCTGACTGCACTAAAAATGTGGAGCCAAagttaataagaaaaagaaaagttatttttgttgttataatTAAGTGAATCTATTGTTCCTTAGGATTGCTGGTAAAATGACATGAACCCTGCCACCACAGCAAAACGACCGAACCGAATCGTGGCTCCAAAATCTTAAACTAAACCGAAACATGCCATTGGTGTATCATTAGACCCCTAATTTATATGTGTGTAGTGAGGATCAACACTCATCCCCAAAAATGCAATAAGAAAACCCACTATAGAACTTAAATCAAGAACAATTTAACTCTCATTTACAAATGCAGGAGGTTTCAAAGTCTTTGAGAGGGAGGGAGCCAAAACAACAAATGTATCTACCTGATAAAAAAGGGAAACTAACTATCTACTAACTAGCTACCAAAAgagaataaaaatacaacaaatatacTAACTCCCTCGCTAACAAAAACAGTAGAAAACAAGTCCAGAAAATCCAGTCCCACCAATAAACTGATCGTGTGCTGCATTCATCCAATCAATGACACTGacactgaccccccccccccatgaaatattgtgtgtgtgtgtgtgtgtgacaatgaAGACACTTCATGTTTTATGATTGCCAAGTGATAATTTTATTGAAAGAGGTCATGCAGAAAAAATCAAGAACTTAACTCACTTCACATTTTAATTTGGTCGTTTATCCATGGAATAAATGGTGAAATCTTAATATACACATTAGGTTTCACAGGTGAATTGCAGAGTAAACTATCTCCAAAAGATGTGACACCAATTGCAGTGTGTCCACAAACCAAAGGACCCCCAGAATCATACTGTTAAGAAAAGAGAAATAGTCAATGACATACATTGTATCAGTTGAAACTCAGTTCATAAATTCATGTAAGAAGTGTGTGAATCATCTTTAGTACATACACGGCAGGATCCACCATGGCCATGTGCGCACATCATCTGTTTGTCTGAGAACTCCATTTGCCAGCTCTCTTGACATTCACTTTTATTCATTATAGTCACGTTTGCCTCCATTAGACGATGGCTCTTTTGGCCTTTAATCTTCAGTTGTCCCCAGCCCGCAACACTACAGAGAGTGTTTGCCTTAACATCTTCTCCGTTCTTTGGTAATGAAATCGGTTTAACATAGTTGTTGTTAATGTTGACTTTTTCCTGTAACTATAATTCAAAAACAACCATTattaacaaacatattttatttaattatcttttataAGCCTGAACTGCAGTTGATTAAACTGCCATTTGTGAAGTTGAGAACAACTAAATGTATCACAGACTGTTACCTTCAAAAGCATGATGTCATTGAAATGATAAAAACCATAGCTTGGATGTTGGATGTAGGACTCCACTCCAATATGATCTGAAATATTACTTTTCCTTAAGTCATGAGCACCAACCACAACTGTCAGAGTCTCATTTCTGTTGAAAGAGAAAGTCATGATACTCAGTTTTATCATACAATGCACTGCAGTTACGAAGCCAGTCAAAATGATTGTAAATAGACAAAAACTCCTCACCTTTTCCAACAATGTGCAGCAGTCAAGACCCACTGATCAGAAATGAGGGATCCACCACAGACATGTATCCCATTCGATTGAATAGAAACCATGTAAGGTCTGGAGTGGGGTTTTGTTTCATTGCCGTTCACTATACCCACATTCACATgagctgagaaagagagagaactattAATCAGCTTATTCAGTGCATACCAGTtagtataatatgctgttatataaTGAGTCTCACCAGTGAAGGTCAGATGTGGCAGAAGAGAGACCAGCAGGAGCAGAGAGATGATGGTCATCATGAACACAATGAAACAATCAATAAGCTTCTGTTCCCAAAACACTTAATGAATATAAGGAT from Carassius gibelio isolate Cgi1373 ecotype wild population from Czech Republic chromosome A22, carGib1.2-hapl.c, whole genome shotgun sequence encodes the following:
- the LOC127942455 gene encoding granzyme G-like, which produces MTIISLLLLVSLLPHLTFTAHVNVGIVNGNETKPHSRPYMVSIQSNGIHVCGGSLISDQWVLTAAHCWKRNETLTVVVGAHDLRKSNISDHIGVESYIQHPSYGFYHFNDIMLLKLQEKVNINNNYVKPISLPKNGEDVKANTLCSVAGWGQLKIKGQKSHRLMEANVTIMNKSECQESWQMEFSDKQMMCAHGHGGSCRYDSGGPLVCGHTAIGVTSFGDSLLCNSPVKPNVYIKISPFIPWINDQIKM